A stretch of Prunus dulcis chromosome 6, ALMONDv2, whole genome shotgun sequence DNA encodes these proteins:
- the LOC117632606 gene encoding acyl-coenzyme A thioesterase 13-like isoform X2, whose product MEDAKKCLELTPDESEAVSRVVVPEIRVGKEPSLYDIFATTGIRVDRVEPGFAVCSFKDKDGNLSNGAIANLVDVAGASLIYVMGLPMNVSVDMSISYVSKAKIDDELEITSKRLGQKGGYSGTSVLMRNKATGEIVAEGRHSLFRSAAASKL is encoded by the exons ATGGAGGACGCGAAGAAGTGTTTAGAGCTGACGCCGGACGAGTCAGAGGCCGTGTCACGAGTCGTCGTTCCAGAAATCCGAGTCGGAAAAGAGCCGAGTTTGTACGATATTTTCGCTACGACAGGCATCCGAGTCGACCGAGTCGAACCCGGATTCGCCGTCTGTTCTTTCAAG GATAAAGATGGAAATCTGTCTAATGGTGCAATTGCAAACCTTGTTGATGTAGCTGGTGCTTCTCTTATTTATGTTATGGGTCTCCCCATGAACGTTTCAGTGGACATGTCCATCTCCTATGTGTCAAAGGCGAAGATTGAT gaTGAGTTAGAGATCACCTCAAAAAGGTTAGGACAAAAAGGCGGTTATTCAGGAACATCAGTCCTGATGAGAAACAAAGCAACTGGGGAGATTGTAGCCGAAGGTCGACATTCATTGTTTCGTTCAGCTGCTGCTAGCAAACTCTGA
- the LOC117632606 gene encoding acyl-coenzyme A thioesterase 13-like isoform X1, with protein MEDAKKCLELTPDESEAVSRVVVPEIRVGKEPSLYDIFATTGIRVDRVEPGFAVCSFKVPPRLTDKDGNLSNGAIANLVDVAGASLIYVMGLPMNVSVDMSISYVSKAKIDDELEITSKRLGQKGGYSGTSVLMRNKATGEIVAEGRHSLFRSAAASKL; from the exons ATGGAGGACGCGAAGAAGTGTTTAGAGCTGACGCCGGACGAGTCAGAGGCCGTGTCACGAGTCGTCGTTCCAGAAATCCGAGTCGGAAAAGAGCCGAGTTTGTACGATATTTTCGCTACGACAGGCATCCGAGTCGACCGAGTCGAACCCGGATTCGCCGTCTGTTCTTTCAAGGTCCCTCCTCGCCTCACC GATAAAGATGGAAATCTGTCTAATGGTGCAATTGCAAACCTTGTTGATGTAGCTGGTGCTTCTCTTATTTATGTTATGGGTCTCCCCATGAACGTTTCAGTGGACATGTCCATCTCCTATGTGTCAAAGGCGAAGATTGAT gaTGAGTTAGAGATCACCTCAAAAAGGTTAGGACAAAAAGGCGGTTATTCAGGAACATCAGTCCTGATGAGAAACAAAGCAACTGGGGAGATTGTAGCCGAAGGTCGACATTCATTGTTTCGTTCAGCTGCTGCTAGCAAACTCTGA
- the LOC117631808 gene encoding protein OCTOPUS — protein MALYRQTHRLSTCHRHPTKPITGFCAPCLSERLAGLDSAAAAAHPQPLTRNPHSGSELRRSKSCSGQRPESSSANAPDPTRRKSCDVRARNTLSELFNIDDDRKGLPRKFEVELRGEEEKNDSGDEARVLDSDAEFKTMKELIDLEWERKKGAGRDLKEIAGTFWGTASVLSKKVRQWRRKQKTKKAENEGFVCQKRRETQSEVGEYALGRRSCDTDPDPGRMSLDEPRASWDGYLGPRAHHPRLTPMVSVVEESLERSPGGSAQTKDYYCSQRRRSFERSSFDRSAAEVDELKLVTNARVSPATTELFYGAKLLITEKELMGSGSKLKSVEDECEEEEEEEEGGVGVGVEAVCKNAAVESTNGVDHQKPNRRHKKWSFWGLMQRRSEKKCVDEDNADSWQKLRRVANGEANSGSVSQKLIRSYSVSCRNSCKMVDLFSNVNDVGVESKSNGLKTLQRNKSARYSPSNLDHGLLRFYLTPLRSYRKSESGKSRPSSNNLQSVPKNVL, from the coding sequence ATGGCCCTATACCGCCAAACTCACCGCCTCTCCACCTGTCACCGCCACCCTACCAAACCCATCACCGGCTTCTGCGCCCCCTGCCTCAGTGAACGCCTGGCCGGCCTCGACTCCGCCGCCGCTGCCGCTCACCCCCAACCATTGACCCGGAACCCCCATTCCGGGTCCGAGCTCCGGCGCAGCAAGTCATGCTCCGGCCAGAGACCTGAGTCTTCGTCGGCCAACGCCCCCGACCCGACTCGGCGCAAGTCCTGCGACGTTCGGGCTCGGAACACTCTGTCGGAGCTCTTCAACATCGACGACGACCGCAAAGGCCTGCCCAGAAAGTTTGAGGTTGAACTGAGAGGAGAAGAGGAGAAAAATGATAGTGGAGACGaagctagggttttggattcCGATGCGGAGTTCAAGACGATGAAGGAGCTGATAGATCTCGAGTGGGAGAGGAAGAAGGGTGCGGGTCGGGATTTGAAGGAAATCGCAGGGACATTTTGGGGAACGGCGTCGGTTTTGAGCAAGAAGGTGAGGCAATGGCGGCGGAAGCAGAAGACGAAGAAGGCGGAGAACGAGGGTTTCGTGTGCCAGAAGCGGAGGGAAACCCAGTCGGAGGTTGGAGAGTATGCATTGGGGAGAAGATCGTGCGATACGGATCCGGATCCGGGTCGAATGTCGCTTGACGAGCCTCGGGCTTCGTGGGACGGGTATTTGGGTCCGAGAGCCCACCACCCGAGGCTGACGCCGATGGTTTCGGTTGTGGAAGAGAGCTTGGAGAGGAGCCCAGGTGGATCAGCTCAAACCAAAGACTATTACTGTTCGCAGCGGCGGCGGAGCTTCGAACGGTCGAGCTTCGATCGATCGGCGGCGGAGGTTGATGAGTTGAAGTTGGTAACAAATGCCAGAGTGTCCCCTGCTACTACAGAGTTGTTCTATGGCGCCAAGTTGCTAATTACAGAGAAGGAACTGATGGGTTCGGGTTCGAAGTTGAAATCTGTTGAAGATGAGtgtgaggaggaggaggaggaggaggagggtggTGTTGGGGTTGGCGTTGAAGCTGTTTGTAAAAATGCTGCTGTGGAATCAACCAATGGGGTTGATCATCAAAAGCCGAATAGGCGGCACAAGAAGTGGAGTTTTTGGGGTTTGATGCAGAGGAGAAGTGAAAAGAAATGTGTGGATGAAGACAATGCGGATTCTTGGCAAAAGCTGAGGAGGGTTGCCAATGGAGAAGCCAACAGTGGGTCTGTGAGCCAGAAGCTGATTCGGAGTTACAGCGTTAGCTGTAGGAACTCGTGCAAAATGGTTGATTTGTTCAGCAATGTGAATGACGTTGGTGTCGAGAGCAAAAGCAATGGTTTGAAGACTCTGCAGAGGAACAAGAGTGCTCGGTATTCGCCAAGCAATCTTGATCATGGATTGTTGAGGTTTTACTTGACGCCATTGAGGAGCTACAGGAAGAGTGAGTCAGGAAAGAGTAGGCCAAGCAGCAACAACTTACAGTCTGTG
- the LOC117632605 gene encoding uncharacterized protein LOC117632605, with protein MDQNGGGKPSMEKAKRSLELTDDESEAVSRLAVPPHRAGAGPSFYEYFALRGIQVDLVEPGLVVCTFKVPPHLSDRSGRLANGAIANLVDEVGGAVVHVEGLPMNVSVDMCISYMSTAKLHDELEITSRVLGQRGGYSGTIVLMRNKVTGEVIAEGRHSLFGRHASKL; from the exons ATGGATCAGAATGGAGGAGGAAAACCCAGTATGGAAAAGGCCAAGAGGTCTCTGGAGCTGACCGACGACGAGTCAGAGGCCGTGTCCAGGCTCGCCGTTCCGCCTCACAGAGCCGGCGCCGGTCCGAGCTTCTACGAGTATTTCGCTCTCAGAGGCATCCAAGTCGACCTAGTCGAACCGGGACTCGTCGTCTGTACTTTCAAAGTCCCTCCCCACCTCAGC GATAGAAGTGGAAGGTTGGCTAATGGTGCAATTGCAAACCTTGTTGATGAAGTGGGTGGTGCCGTTGTTCATGTTGAGGGCCTCCCTATGAACGTTTCAGTGGATATGTGCATCTCTTATATGTCAACTGCGAAGCTTCAT GATGAATTAGAGATCACCTCAAGGGTGTTAGGACAAAGAGGGGGTTATTCAGGAACGATAGTGCTTATGAGAAACAAGGTAACTGGGGAGGTTATTGCTGAAGGTCGACATTCATTGTTTGGTAGACATGCTAGCAAACTATGA